DNA sequence from the Deltaproteobacteria bacterium genome:
TTTTCGGGCGCATTGGCCAGCGACTTCTCCCGGTCCAGGTGTTCCGCGACCTCATCTTCCCTGAAAGCATTGGTCAGTGAAATGGCGTGAGACGTGGGGGCAACGCCCTCGGTGTCGACCTGCTTCAGCTTGTCTACATAGGTCAGGATATCGCCGATCTGTTCGGCGAACCTTTCGATGGCCGCATCGTCGAGTT
Encoded proteins:
- the gatC gene encoding Asp-tRNA(Asn)/Glu-tRNA(Gln) amidotransferase subunit GatC yields the protein MKITREEVEHVAHLARLELDDAAIERFAEQIGDILTYVDKLKQVDTEGVAPTSHAISLTNAFREDEVAEHLDREKSLANAPEKEDGTFIVPRVIN